One genomic segment of Arachis duranensis cultivar V14167 chromosome 4, aradu.V14167.gnm2.J7QH, whole genome shotgun sequence includes these proteins:
- the LOC107485671 gene encoding uncharacterized protein LOC107485671 isoform X1, with translation MGVTATAAAAANREKGRSKKERERWWERKTAATAAAVRPPARRHHRGLPLTSRPSPPTTSQRRRRTMLLRRSSLQMKLAAAAVTIRAVVVAEGSHRRCHRNRGRERDRELAVGERIGAAVLREATAAVPAAVQPQLAPPKLLPSPSLKKLTGVAGGYRRSTWFCFESRNRFRGRRRPYLKPLSYWILVVASYSAIRCCRNQARFTVLLPSGQMHRSLIMFFAAPSLCFL, from the exons ATGGGTGTCACTGCCACCGCCGCCGCCGCTGCTAATCGAGAGAAGGGGAGATccaagaaagagagagagcgtTGGTGGGAGAGGAAGACCGCTGCCACAGCTGCCGCCGTTCGTCCTCCAGCTCGTCGCCACCATCGCGGATTGCCACTGACCTCGCGCCCGTCGCCGCCGACCACGagccagaggagaagaagaacgatGCTATTACGCCGTTCCTCGCTGCAGATGAAGCTCGCCGCCGCAGCTGTTACTATTCGCGCCGTCGTCGTCGCCGAAGGGAGCCATCGTCGCTGTCATCGGAACAGAGGGcgagagagagacagagagctCGCGGTGGGGGAAAGGATAGGCGCCGCCGTGCTGCGTGAAGCTACCGCCGCCGTTCCTGCCGCCGTCCAGCCTCAGTTAGCACCGCCGAAGCTCTTGCCATCACCGTCGTTGAAGAAGCTCACCGGAGTTGCTGGAGGCTACCGCCGCTCTACCTGGTTCTGTTTTGAGTCGCGCAACCGTTTCCGTGGCCGCCGGAGACCGTATCTGAAGCCTCTGTCTTATTGGATTTTGGTTGTTGCAAGTTACTCGGCTATACGCTGTTGTCGGAACCAGGCCAGATTTACCG TGTTACTGCCATCAGGACAGATGCATAGGTCCCTGATTATGTTCTTTGCTGCTCCATCGTTGTGTTTTCTATAG
- the LOC107485673 gene encoding acetyl-coenzyme A carboxylase carboxyl transferase subunit alpha, chloroplastic-like has product MNTMSLTRGNYYMDGRLLIEEHGIESANQCVGKDFLGGSRAICIWPKYLTSSRNNTNTNTNNNGKWQRFNVAAKIRKGKKHDYPWPDKMDPNISSGYLTYLSHFKPLAEKPKPVTLDFEKPLVDLEKKIIEVRNMADDTGLDFSNQIEALESKYQQALKDLYTHLTPFQRLMIARHPNRPTVLDHILNITEKWVELHGDRAGYDDPAIVTGLGTMDGKSYMFIGHQKGRNTKENITRNFAMPTPHGYRKALRMMKYADHHKFPIITFVDTPGAYADLKSEELGQGEAIAHNLRTMFGLKVPILTVVTGEGGSGGALAIACANKLFMLENSAFYVASPEACAAILWKSSKAAPKAAEKLRITAQEHYRLGIADGVIPEPLGGAHVDPTWTSQQIQLTLTQAMEELTKMNEEELLRHRQLKFRSIGGFQEGIPVEPERKRNMKPSDVNSSTLTDIESELQTLRKQILESKGPTDPITNESIQKLVKEVDEEITKAIISMGLAEKVQSVRMELSKNSNQPLSTNMEEKVDRIMEEINMKMAQPGAYLGLKQKLKKLDTINSFIEMKVKQEKLRKELNEKLSADTKAKIASLMDAQERIPDHELVEKAMEVQRELEEVLKSANLEIVGVMKKNVETPPADIKQKIVELNNEIIGEIDRVVNAEEGLKDQIKELENMIAQGLDSKDAEKMEAGIKERILAALDAAGVKEKIERMKEEVESLSMAGFEDKIGVENGRC; this is encoded by the exons ATGAATACCATGTCACTCACAAGAGGGAATTATTATATGGATGGAAGATTGCTTATTGAAGAACATGGAATTGAGTCAGCAAATCAATGTGTTGGAAAAGATTTTCTTGGAGGTTCAAGGGCAATTTGCATTTGGCCAAAATATTTAACTAGTTCAAGGAATAATACTAATACTAATACAAATAACAATGGTAAGTGGCAAAGGTTCAATGTAGCTGCAAAGATTAGAAAGGGAAAGAAGCATGATTATCCATGGCCTGATAAGATGGATCCAAATATCAGTAGTGGATACTTGACTTACCTTTCTCACTTTAAGCCTCTGGCTGAGAAACCTAAACCTGTCACACTTGATTTTGAGAAACCACTTGTTGATCTAGAGAAAAAGATTATAGAG GTACGTAATATGGCAGATGACACCGGCTTAGACTTCAGCAATCAAATTGAGGCTCTGGAAAGCAAATATCAACAG GCTTTGAAAGATCTATACACACACTTAACACCATTCCAACGGTTGATGATTGCGCGACATCCAAATAGGCCAACAGTTCTTGATCATATACTTAACATCACAGAGAAG TGGGTAGAGCTTCATGGCGATCGAGCAGGCTACGATGATCCAGCTATTGTGACTGGTTTAGGGACTATGGATGGTAAAAGTTACATGTTCATAGGCCATCAGAAAGGTAGGAACACAAAGGAAAATATTACTCGAAACTTTGCAATGCCAACTCCTCATGG TTACCGGAAAGCTTTGCGCATGATGAAATATGCAGATCACCATAAATTCCCTATAATTACATTTGTGGACACTCCTGGTGCCTATGCTGATCTAAAGTCTGAGGAACTTGGTCAA GGTGAAGCAATAGCCCATAATTTGAGGACAATGTTTGGTCTCAAGGTACCTATACTAACAGTTGTAACCGGCGAAGGTGGTTCAGGTGGGGCACTTGCCATTGCTTGTGCCAATAAATTGTTCATGCTTGAGAATTCTGCCTTTTATGTAGCAAG CCCTGAAGCTTGTGCTGCAATATTGTGGAAATCTTCCAAAGCTGCTCCTAAG GCTGCTGAAAAGCTAAGAATTACAGCTCAAGAACATTATAGACTTGGAATTGCTGATGGTGTTATTCCT GAACCATTAGGTGGTGCACATGTTGATCCTACTTGGACTTCTCAGCAAATTCAGCTTACACTCACTCAGGCCATGGag GAGCTGACCAAAATGAATGAAGAAGAGTTGCTTCGCCATAGACAGCTCAAGTTCCGGTCGATTGGAGGATTCCAAGAAGGCATACCTGTGGAGCCAGAGAGGAAGAGAAACATGAAGCCGTCCGATGTAAACTCGTCCACTCTTACTGATATCGAGTCAGAGCTCCAAACTCTGAGAAAGCAAATTTTAGAATCAAAGGGACCAACTGATCCTATCACGAACGAATCGATTCAGAAGCTTGTAAAAGAAGTAGATGAGGAGATCACCAAAGCAATCATTTCAATGGGGCTAGCAGAGAAAGTTCAATCAGTAAGAATGGAGTTATCTAAGAACTCAAACCAACCTCTTAGTACTAACATGGAGGAAAAAGTGGACAGAATCATGGAAGAGATAAATATGAAGATGGCGCAGCCGGGAGCATATCTAGGACTAAAACAGAAGCTTAAGAAGCTAGACACTATAAATAGTTTCATAGAGATGAAAGTAAAACAAGAGAAACTAAGAAAAGAGCTCAACGAGAAACTCTCGGCCGATACCAAGGCGAAGATTGCAAGCCTGATGGATGCTCAGGAAAGGATACCGGATCATGAATTGGTAGAGAAAGCAATGGAAGTTCAGAGAGAGTTGGAAGAGGTTTTGAAATCAGCTAACTTGGAAATTGTTGGAGTGATGAAGAAGAATGTGGAAACTCCACCAGCAGATATAAAACAGAAGATTGTAGAGTTGAACAATGAGATCATTGGTGAAATTGATAGGGTGGTGAATGCAGAAGAAGGCCTTAAGGATCAAATTAAGGAACTGGAGAATATGATAGCACAAGGCTTGGATTCTAAGGATGCTGAGAAGATGGAAGCCGGCATAAAAGAGCGAATCCTCGCTGCGTTGGATGCTGCTGGAGTGAAGGAAAAGATTGAGAGAatgaaggaggaggtagaatcTTTGTCCATGGCAGGTTTTGAGGACAAGATTGGTGTGGAAAATGGTAGATGCTAA
- the LOC127746689 gene encoding uncharacterized protein LOC127746689, with the protein MSTSEMDAQESRGEAVRASSMPVAARVRAESKPLSIFGQQNLVVQKKPKGITTYFKIGGEINLTKGQVEMFAYVFDPDLLPSEHIVKIGGTSATRQELFCLSKDHTITAKIMELWARKCTWDQRIITLKTTWCLPPSFSVDVFQHLQIEELIDKYADYMGKYPSLEYIYIPIQDNDHWYLMVMSLEPKIIFHLDSNLPHERKEPRTESTNTLHTLKSIECKIEVLETWTQFL; encoded by the exons ATGTCAACTTCTGAAATGGATGCACAAGAATCCCGTGGAGAAGCAGTACGAGCATCAAGCATGCCAGTTGCTGCACGTGTACGCGCAGAATCGAAACCGCTATCTATTTTTGGACAGCAAAATTTGGTAGTGCAGAAGAAACCAAAG GGAataacaacttattttaaaataggtGGTGAGATTAATTTGACTAAGGGACAAGTAGAGATGTTTGCATATGTTTTTGATCCGGATTTATTACCAAG TGAGCACATTGTAAAGATAGGAGGTACGTCCGCAACACGTCAAGAACTTTTTTGCTTGAGCAAGGATCATACAATTACTGCCAAG ATTATGGAGCTTTGGGCTAGGAAATGTACTTGGGACCAAAGAATCATTACTCTGAAGACAACTTGGTGCcttcctccctctttttca GTTGATGTATTTCAACATCTCCAAATAGAAGAGTTAATTGATAAATATGCAGATTATATGGGAAAATACCCTTCACTTGAATAT ATTTATATACCCATTCAAGATAATGATCACTGGTATCTAATGGTCATGAGTTTAgaaccaaaaattattttccatTTGGACTCCAACCTGCCCCATGAGCGCAAGGAACCAAGAACTGAATCTACTAACACTCTG CACACTTTGAAATCCATTGAATGCAAGATTGAAGTTCTTGAAACTTGGACACAATTTTTGTAA
- the LOC107485671 gene encoding uncharacterized protein LOC107485671 isoform X2 — MGVTATAAAAANREKGRSKKERERWWERKTAATAAAVRPPARRHHRGLPLTSRPSPPTTSQRRRRTMLLRRSSLQMKLAAAAVTIRAVVVAEGSHRRCHRNRGRERDRELAVGERIGAAVLREATAAVPAAVQPQLAPPKLLPSPSLKKLTGVAGGYRRSTWFCFESRNRFRGRRRPYLKPLSYWILVVASYSAIRCCRNQARFTGQMHRSLIMFFAAPSLCFL, encoded by the exons ATGGGTGTCACTGCCACCGCCGCCGCCGCTGCTAATCGAGAGAAGGGGAGATccaagaaagagagagagcgtTGGTGGGAGAGGAAGACCGCTGCCACAGCTGCCGCCGTTCGTCCTCCAGCTCGTCGCCACCATCGCGGATTGCCACTGACCTCGCGCCCGTCGCCGCCGACCACGagccagaggagaagaagaacgatGCTATTACGCCGTTCCTCGCTGCAGATGAAGCTCGCCGCCGCAGCTGTTACTATTCGCGCCGTCGTCGTCGCCGAAGGGAGCCATCGTCGCTGTCATCGGAACAGAGGGcgagagagagacagagagctCGCGGTGGGGGAAAGGATAGGCGCCGCCGTGCTGCGTGAAGCTACCGCCGCCGTTCCTGCCGCCGTCCAGCCTCAGTTAGCACCGCCGAAGCTCTTGCCATCACCGTCGTTGAAGAAGCTCACCGGAGTTGCTGGAGGCTACCGCCGCTCTACCTGGTTCTGTTTTGAGTCGCGCAACCGTTTCCGTGGCCGCCGGAGACCGTATCTGAAGCCTCTGTCTTATTGGATTTTGGTTGTTGCAAGTTACTCGGCTATACGCTGTTGTCGGAACCAGGCCAGATTTACCG GACAGATGCATAGGTCCCTGATTATGTTCTTTGCTGCTCCATCGTTGTGTTTTCTATAG
- the LOC107485643 gene encoding uncharacterized protein LOC107485643, which translates to MKKMDERTPKFDDDAEENIEGEDYSFVDAESDEYIHTEWFEEEDEYLNFSRYYEQSGGETASSIDYDSDGANDDDEAEL; encoded by the exons ATGAAGAAAATGGATGAAAGGACTCCCAAATTTGATGATGACGCTGAGGAGAATATTGAGGGTGAGGACTACTCCTTCGTAGATGCTGAAAGTGATGAGTATATTCACACTGAATGGTTTGAGGAGGAAGAT GAATATTTAAATTTCTCAAGGTATTATGAACAGAGTGGTGGCGAGACTGCGTCCTCAATCGATTACGATTCTGATG GggcaaatgatgatgatgaggcagAGTTGTGA
- the LOC107485644 gene encoding signal peptide peptidase-like 2, translated as MKNSIRGCISCILPCGALDVIRIVHSNGRIDDLTTRTINAADVMRAHPNHILKKYSPSNLLIIPPHADLYRGNIYFLVPLPFPPPPNQHATAVDQQVSTSTHTSTSSQTVLLSCAFLYGIFWVFVSKWWFHESVMIVVARGNRSGEDGISMLLSIIGFGDIILSGLLVAFSLRYDWLAKRNLRSGYFVWAMSAYGLGLLLTYVALNLMDGHGQPALLYIVPFTLGTFLLLEKKRGELNLLWIRGEPEMPCPHNQESQQ; from the exons ATGAAGAATAGCATAAGGGGATGCATATCATGCATCCTACCATGCGGGGCATTGGACGTGATACGTATAGTTCACTCCAATGGCAGAATTGACGATCTCACTACTCGCACCATCAACGCTGCTGACGTCATGAGAGCTCATCCTAACCATATCCTCAAGAAATATTCTCCCTCCAACCTTCTCATCATTCCTCCCCACGCTGACCTCTATCGCGGCAACATCTACTTCCTCGTTCCCCTCCCTTTCCCTCCCCCTCCCAATCAACACGCTACAGCAGTAGATCAGCAGGTCTCCACCTCCACTCACACAAGCACCAGCAGCC aaaCTGTTCTTCTTAGTTGCGCTTTTCTATATGGCATCTTCTGGGTATTTGTCTCTAAGTGGTGGTTCCATGAGAGCGTAATGATAGTG GTAGCTCGAGGCAATAGGAGTGGAGAAGATGGTATCTCCATGCTGCTTAGCATAATTGGTTTTGGGGACATAATCTTATCGGGGCTTCTAGTCGCATTTTCACTAAG GTATGATTGGTTGGCAAAGAGGAACCTTCGGTCTGGATACTTCGTGTGGGCAATGAGTGCTTACGGTTTAG GTCTCCTTCTAACATATGTTGCTTTGAACTTGATGGATGGGCATGGTCAACCAGCATTGCTTTATATCGTCCCGTTTACTCTTG GCACATTTTTGTTATTGGAAAAGAAGAGAGGTGAACTCAATCTTTTATGGATAAGAGGAGAACCAGAAATGCCTTGCCCTCATAATCAAGAGTCTCAACAATGA